A stretch of the Acanthochromis polyacanthus isolate Apoly-LR-REF ecotype Palm Island chromosome 22, KAUST_Apoly_ChrSc, whole genome shotgun sequence genome encodes the following:
- the LOC127532026 gene encoding zinc finger protein 239-like has product MHSGVKPFSCDRCGKAFTYKSHLKSHQHIHSGVKLFSCNQCGKAFTRKSHLKSHQLIHSGVKPFNCDQCGKAFSHKIMLKSHQLIHSGVKPFNCDQCVKTFTQHEQLLIHQCPHSGRKRYHCDSCEKTFKHQQSLKCHQRIHTGHDVYVCDHCGEPFVLYSQLKAHEVTHTGVKPYICDQCGKRYSSTAYLKVHQRVHTGETPYRCDECKKTFTTLGSLKQHQQIHTRKKAFNQCHSENGTYGQNSQTCQHSSNGEQCCFDQSGPTSNQQGTLQRHQHMHTGHRLNPCQEDLSMQGSVKVHEVLPKLKVLEIRLHRIQV; this is encoded by the exons atgcacagtggagttaaaccattcagctgtgatcggtgtggaaaggcttttacttacaagagtcacttaaaaagccatcaacacattcacagtggagtgaaattgttcagctgtaatcagtgtggaaaggcttttactcggaagagtcatttaaaaagccatcaactcattcacagtggagttaaaccattcaactgtgatcagtgtggaaaggctttttctCATAAGATTatgttaaaaagccatcaactcattcacagtggagttaaaccattcaactgtgatcagtgtgtgaaaacctttactcaacatgaacagttgttgatccatcaatgcccccattctggtagaaagcggtaccactgtgactcctgtgaaaaaactttcaagcaccaacagagcttaaaatgtcaccaacgcatccacactggacatgatgtgtacgtatgtgatcactgtggtgaaccatttgtattgtactcacagttaaaagctcatgaagtgacccacactggggttaaaccatacatttgtgaccagtgtgggaaacgctacagctcCACTGCatacctcaaagttcaccaacgtgtccacactggggagacaccatacagatgtgacgagtgtaagaagacttttacaactttgggttccctgaaacaacaccagcagatccacaccagaaagaaagcattcaatcagtgtcacagtgag aacggaacatatggacaaaactctcagacttgtcagcactcttccaatggtgaacagtgctgctttgaccagtctggaccaacgtccaaccaacaaggaaccctacaacgacaccagcatatgcacactggacacagactgaacccctgccaagaagatttgtccatgcagggttcagtaaaagttcatgaagtcctccccaaacttaaagtccttgagatccggcttcacagaattcaggtctaa